A genome region from Setaria italica strain Yugu1 chromosome III, Setaria_italica_v2.0, whole genome shotgun sequence includes the following:
- the LOC101764434 gene encoding profilin-A → MSWQTYVDEHLMCEIEGHHLTAAAIVGHDGAVWAQSAAFPQFKAEEMADIMKDFDEPGHLAPTGMFLGTTKYMVIQGEPGAVIRGKKGSGGVTVKKTGQALIIGIYDEPMTPGQCNLVVERLGDYLIEQAM, encoded by the exons ATGTCTTGGCAGACGTACGTGGACGAGCACCTGATGTGCGAGATCGAGGGCCACCACCTCACCGCCGCGGCCATCGTCGGCCACGACGGCGCCGTCTGGGCTCAGAGCGCCGCGTTCCCGCAG TTCAAGGCCGAGGAGATGGCGGACATCATGAAGGATTTCGATGAGCCGGGGCACCTCGCCCCGACGGGCATGTTCCTTGGAACCACCAAGTACATGGTCATCCAAGGCGAACCTGGCGCTGTCATCCGTGGCAAGAAG GGATCGGGTGGCGTCACGGTGAAGAAGACAGGGCAGGCACTCATCATTGGCATctacgacgagccgatgactcCCGGGCAGTGCAACCTGGTGGTGGAGAGGCTCGGCGACTACTTGATTGAACAAGCTATGTAG
- the LOC101763625 gene encoding putative dual specificity protein phosphatase DSP8: MRIRELRDGLEVEDDEREEEARGGGEVVAVVRLKAKRALVGAGARFLFYPTLLYNVVRNRFEPEFRWWDSVDQYVLLGAVPFPSDVPRLKQLGVRGVVTLNEPYETLVRTSLYQSHGINHLEIPTRDYLFAPSLEHICRAVDFIHRNEMQGGSTYVHCKAGRGRSTTIVLCFLIKYRNMTPETALDHARSVRPRVLLAPAQWEAVKTFSTLNARCLAIQSSNPTCSALSYEESSEQSSMLTSRCLSIRSTDEDFSVTSDEESCEASVADPEVYGYATTEFDSEHFVLPRCRSLLPRPASPTGCNDLVFVTEADLEGYETFTGAGKGDVEVEVVVRQKPIMRKLSCFLGSLKLTSNCEPPPSRLTEVRAC, encoded by the exons atgAGGATTCGGGAGCTCCGTGATGggctggaggtggaggacgacgagcgggaggaggaggcgaggggcggcggcgaggtggtcgCGGTTGTGCGGTTGAAGGCCAAGCGCgcgctcgtcggcgccggcgcgaggTTCCTGTTCTACCCCACGCTGCTCTACAACGTCGTCCGCAACCGGTTCGAGCCCGAGTTCCGCTGGTGGGATAGCGTCGACCAG TATGTTTTGCTAGGTGCTGTTCCGTTCCCTAGCGATGTTCCACGCCTGAAGCAACTTGGAGTTAGAGGAGTTGTCACACTGAATGAACCCTATGAAACTCTGGTTCGAACATCCCTATACCAG TCTCACGGTATCAATCATCTTGAAATTCCCACAAGGGACTACCTGTTCGCCCCCTCGCTTGAGCATATTTGTCGAGCAGTGGATTTTATCCATC GGAATGAAATGCAAGGTGGTAGCACCTATGTCCACTGTAAGGCCGGAAGGGGACGAAGCACCACTATAGTTTTGTGCTTTTTG ATAAAGTACAGGAATATGACTCCTGAAACAGCTTTGGATCATGCACGATCTGTGAGGCCCAGAGTGCTTTTAGCGCCAGCTCAATGGGAG GCTGTTAAAACGTTTAGCACACTCAATGCCAGATGCCTTGCGATTCAGAGCTCGAACCCAACCTGCTCAGCACTTTCTTATGAGGAATCCAGCGAACAGTCTAGCATGCTGACCAGCAGGTGCCTTTCCATACGGAGCACAGATGAAGATTTCTCAGTAACATCTGATGAAGAATCCTGTGAAGCATCTGTCGCAGACCCGGAAGTTTATGGCTACGCCACCACCGAGTTTGACAGCGAGCATTTTGTTTTACCTCGGTGTCGAAGTTTGCTGCCCAGGCCAGCAAGCCCCACCGGGTGCAATGACTTGGTCTTCGTAACTGAAGCAGATCTCGAGGGCTACGAGACCTTCACCGGTGCCGGCAAGGGTGATGTTGAAGTGGAAGTAGTGGTCCGCCAGAAGCCGATCATGAGGAAGCTCTCCTGCTTCCTTGGATCCTTGAAGCTTACAAGCAACTGCGAACCACCACCGAGTCGTTTGACTGAGGTTCGGGCCTGCTAG
- the LOC101757165 gene encoding 60S ribosomal protein L8, with translation MGRVIRAQRKGAAGSVFKSHTHHRKGPARFRSLDVGERRGYLKGLVTDIVHDPGRGAPLARVTFRHPFRYGQQKELFLAAEGMYTGQLIYCGRRASLSIGNVLPVGTLPEGTVTCNVESHVGDRGALARCSGDYAIVISHNTDNGTTRVKLPSGAKKLVQSNCRAMVGQVAGGGRTEKPLLKAGNAYHKFRVKRNCWPRVRGVAMNPVDHPHGGGNHQHIGHASTVRRDAPPGAKTGQIGARRTGRRTGQAAVTAGKSML, from the exons atgggccGTGTCATCCGCGCGCAGCGCAAGGGCGCGGCGGGGTCGGTGTTCAAGTCGCACACCCACCACCGCAAGGGCCCCGCCCGCTTCCGCTCGCTCGACgtcggcgagcgccgcggcTACCTCAAGGGCCTCGTCACCGACATCGTGCACgaccccggccgcggcgccccgCTCGCCCGCGTCACCTTCCGCCACCCCTTCCGCTACGGGCAGCAGAAGGAgctcttcctcgccgccgagggCATGTACACCGGCCAGCTCATTTACtgcggccgccgcgccagccTCTCCATCGGCAACGTCCTCCCCGTCGGCACGCTCCCCGAGGGGACCGTCACCTGCAACGTCGAGAGCCACGTCGGCGACCGCGGCGCCCTCGCGCGCTGCTCCGGCGACTACGCCATCGTCATCAGCCACAACACAGACAACGGCACCACCAG GGTGAAGCTCCCGTCTGGCGCCAAGAAGCTGGTGCAGAGCAACTGCCGCGCAATGGTGGGgcaggtcgccggcggcggcaggaccGAGAAGCCACTGCTCAAGGCCGGCAACGCCTACCACAAGTTCCGCGTGAAGAGGAACTGCTGGCCCAGGGTGCGTGGCGTGGCCATGAACCCCGTGGACCATCCCCACGGAGGAGGCAACCACCAGCACATTGGCCACGCCTCCACCGTCCGCCGCGACGCTCCGCCCGGCGCTAAGACCGGTCAGATCGGTGCGCGGAGGACTGGCAGGCGCACGGGCCAAGCCGCTGTCACCGCCGGGAAATCTATGCTATGA
- the LOC101764024 gene encoding uncharacterized protein LOC101764024 translates to MSFRLGGAVGREEGDEELFETASYVSGGEESDADEGDHFPDSGAAGQGDQDHQRLFVPQPLRRMNSDSIYDMASMMSQLPAKKGLSRYYEGKSQSFACMSEVRCLEDLRKKDNPYQQKIKSCKSYVALGGMAKKPSSGSCANLSLAAASGFRTTPIQNGYHQ, encoded by the exons ATGAGCTTCAGGCTTGGGGGCGCGGTGGGGCGCGAGGAGGGGGACGAGGAGCTGTTCGAGACGGCGTCGTACGTCTCCGGCGGCGAGGAGTCCGACGCCGACGAGGGGGACCACTTCCCTGACAGCGGCGCTGCTGGGCAGGGCGACCAGGACCACCAGCGCTTGTTCGTGCCGCAGCCGCTCCGGAGGATGAACTCGGACAGCATCTACGACATGGCGTCCATGATGTCGCAGCTCCCAGCCAA GAAGGGCCTGTCGCGGTACTACGAGGGCAAGTCCCAGTCGTTCGCGTGCATGTCGGAGGTGCGCTGCCTGGAGGACCTGCGCAAGAAGGACAACCCCTACCAGCAGAAGATCAAGTCCTGCAAGAGCTACGTCGCGCTGGGAGGGATGGCAAAGAAGCCCTCCTCAGGCTCCTGCGCCAACCTCAGCCTCGCGGCCGCCAGCGGGTTCAGGACGACGCCGATTCAGAACGGATACCATCAGTAG